In the Terriglobales bacterium genome, ATGGCGAACAAACCGATCGGTCCGCAGCCGGTGATGGCGACGGTGCGCGCCGCGATCTCTCCCGCCAGCACGGTGTGCACCGCGTTGCCCAGCGGATCCAGCACGGAGGCGTACTCCGGTGGGATGGCGGGATCGATCTTCCAGATGTTCGACTCCGGGATGCGCACGTACTCGGCGAAGGCGCCGTCGGCGTCCACGCCGATGATTTTCACGAACTGGCAGATGTGCGCGTCGCCGGTGCGGCACTGCAGGCACTTGCCGCAGGCCACGTGCATCTCGGCGCTCACGAAATCGCCCGGCTTGACGGCGGTGACCTCCGCGCCGACCTCGACTACTTCTCCGCAGAATTCATGCCCAGGAATCAGCGGCGGATGGATGCGGCGTTGCGCCCAGGCGTCCCAGTTGTAGATGTGCAGGTCGGTGCCGCAGACCGAGGCCACCTTCACGCGCACCAGCACGTCCTGCAGGCCGATCGCGGGAATGCGGACGTCGCGGATCTCCGCGCCCGCCTTGGGCTCGGCCTTCACTACCGCCAGCATGGTCTCAGGCATTCATGGGTCCCTTCGCGATGTGGCCACGCCCCGACCGCGCCGCTCCGCGAACGACGCTGGCAGCCGGCAAACCGAAAAATTCTAGCACGCGCACGGCTGCGGCCACTGTGACCGCCCGCGCGTCATGGTCACGTCTTGGCTTTGCGCGCGCGGCTCAGCGAGCTTGGCCCGCTCCGCGCGAAGCCTCCGCCGCCGGGCGACTCGATGCGGATGCGCTCGCCGGCGGCTAGGCGCACGCTGACCTTGCCGCCGATCTCTTCCTGGGTACCGTCGAGGCGGATGACCAAGGCGCGGCCGGGGGCGCCCTCTTCGCCGCCGTGCAATCCGTAAGGCCCGCGCGAACGCCGCTCGGCCAGCAACGTGACTTGGGCGTCGGTGAGCACCTCGATCTCGCGCACGATGCCGTCGCCGCCGCGGAAGCGCCCGTTGCCGCCCGAGCCCGAGCGCAGCGCGTAGCGCGTGACGCGGAACGGGTAAGCGTGCTCCAGCGCTTCCGCCGGCGTGTTGAGCGAGTTGGTCATGTGGGTGTGGACGCCGGAGACGCCGGGCTTGGTGGGC is a window encoding:
- the tdh gene encoding L-threonine 3-dehydrogenase → MPETMLAVVKAEPKAGAEIRDVRIPAIGLQDVLVRVKVASVCGTDLHIYNWDAWAQRRIHPPLIPGHEFCGEVVEVGAEVTAVKPGDFVSAEMHVACGKCLQCRTGDAHICQFVKIIGVDADGAFAEYVRIPESNIWKIDPAIPPEYASVLDPLGNAVHTVLAGEIAARTVAITGCGPIGLFAIAVARAVGATTVFAIETNTHRRKIAEKMKADYVLDPASEDVKARVFDLTDGQGVDVVLEMAGHPDAIRTAFDIVRRGGRISLLGLTNRPVSLNFSEDIIFKGITIQGINGRRMYQTWYQMTALLKAGKLDLHPVITDRMAMKDFSRGMERLKTGEASKILLYPNGVK